The following proteins are encoded in a genomic region of Primulina huaijiensis isolate GDHJ02 chromosome 3, ASM1229523v2, whole genome shotgun sequence:
- the LOC140974050 gene encoding protease Do-like 10, mitochondrial: MLVSRSCAAAHTAFRRLRLTHDPLGSSSRAVFSHHSPFNNPIRSPFARSVISNFSSGISCIGFCSSWIKLYSTCSISNSILAGDAAATPTTGIENGEADEEARTYVPMQYGAIPEEYSAIELALGSVVKIFTVASSPSYFLPWQNKSQRETMGSGFVIPGRKILTNAHVVADHTFVLVRKHGSPTKYRAEVQAVGHECDLAILVVENEEFWEGMSFLELGDTPFLQEAVAVVGYPQGGDNISVTKGVVSRVEPTQYVHGATQLLAIQIDAAINPGNSGGPAIMGDKVVGVAFQNLSGAENIGYIIPVPVIKHFIAGVQETGDYVGFCSLGLSCQPTENAQLRDHFKMRPGLTGILVSRINPLSDAYRVLKKDDIILSFDGSTIANDGTVSFRNRERITFDHLVSMKKPNETAEIKVLRNGEEHDFSVTLRPIEPLVPVHQFDKLPSYFIFAGLVFIPLTQPFLHEYGEDWYNTSPRRLCERALRELPKKAGEQLVILSQVLMDDINTGYERLAELQVKKVNGIEVNNLKHLRQLVEDSFKGEVRFDLDDERVIVLNYDSAKLATARILKRHRIPHTMSSDLIDEQTLSEVELACSK; encoded by the exons ATGCTAGTAAGTCGATCATGCGCCGCGGCGCATACGGCGTTTCGGAGGCTGAGGCTCACTCACGACCCCCTAGGAAGCAGTAGTAGAGCTGTCTTTTCTCATCATTCTCCCTTTAACAATCCCATCCGGTCTCCTTTTGCTCGCAGTGTGATTTCCAACTTTAGCAGTGGAATAAGTTGCATTGGTTTTTGTTCCTCCTGGATTAAATTGTATTCAACTTGCTCAATATCAAATTCTATATTAGCTGGTGATGCTGCGGCTACTCCTACCACTGGTATTGAGAATGGTGAAGCTGATGAGGAGGCGAGGACTTACGTTCCCATGCAATATGGTGCTATTCCGGAGGAGTATTCTGCAATTGAATTGGCGTTGGGTTCTGTGGTGAAGATATTTACGGTTGCGAGTAGCCCCAGTTACTTCCTTCCTTGGCAGAATAAGTCTCAGCGTGAAACAATGGGCTCGG GGTTTGTTATTCCGGGAAGGAAAATCCTGACAAATGCCCATGTTGTGGCTGATCATACATTTGTACTTGTAAGAAAGCATGGTTCTCCCACCAAATACAGGGCAGAGGTCCAAGCTGTCGGCCATGAATGTGATTTGGCTATACTGGTTGTTGAAAATGAAGAATTCTGGGAAGGAATGAGCTTTCTGGAACTTGGTGACACCCCCTTTCTTCAAGAGGCAGTTGCTGTTGTTGGCTATCCTCAAG GAGGAGACAACATTTCTGTTACAAAAGGGGTCGTCTCTAGGGTTGAGCCAACGCAATATGTACATGGTGCAACGCAGCTGTTGGCAATACAGATTGATGCAGCTATAAATCCAGGAAACAGTGGAGGCCCGGCAATCATGGGTGACAAAGTTGTCGGAGTAGCATTTCAAAACCTTTCTGGTGCGGAGAACATTGG TTATATTATTCCTGTCCCGGTGATAAAGCATTTCATTGCTGGTGTTCAAGAAACTGGAGATTATGTTGGATTCTGCTCCTTGGGATTGTCTTGCCAACCTACTGAAAATGCACAACTTCGCGATCACTTCAAAATGCGACCTGGTTTAACTGGGATACTTGTCAGTAGAATTAATCCTCTCTCTGATGCATATAGAGTTCTGAAAAAAGATGATATCATCCTTTCGTTTGATGGTTCCACTATTGCAAATGATGGAACAG TTTCTTTCCGGAATAGAGAGCGAATAACGTTTGATCATTTAGTCTCCATGAAGAAACCTAATGAAACAGCGGAGATTAAAGTCTTGAGAAATGGAGAAGAGCATGACTTCAGTGTCACCCTTCGTCCT ATAGAACCACTTGTTCCAGTTCATCAGTTTGATAAACTTCCAAGTTATTTCATCTTTGCCGGCCTTGTCTTTATTCCTTTGACTCAGCCATTTCTCCATGAGTATGGAGAAGACTGGTACAACACATCCCCTCGTCGGTTGTGTGAACGAGCACTTAGAGAGCTGCCAAAGAAAGCTGGTGAACAGCTTGTCATCCTCTCCCAG GTCTTAATGGATGACATCAATACCGGCTATGAGCGCCTTGCTGAGCTACAG GTGAAGAAGGTGAACGGCATAGAAGTTAACAACTTGAAACATTTACGACAGCTTGTGGAAGATAGTTTCAAAGGAGAAGTGAGATTCGATTTGGATGATGAGAGGGTAATTGTTTTGAACTATGATTCTGCAAAACTCGCAACGGCTCGAATATTAAAACGGCATAGAATACCTCATACCATGTCTAGTGACCTTATTGATGAACAAACTCTGTCAGAAGTTGAGCTCGCTTGCTCAAAATAA
- the LOC140972618 gene encoding endoglucanase 12, which produces MKCEGTHNLFAAGKLPKNNGIPWRRDSGLQDGSDATDVKGGLVGGYYDAGDNTKFHFPMSFAMTMLSWSVIEYEHKYRAIGEYDHVTDLIKWGTDYLLLTFNSSATKIDKIYGQVGGSQNGSQTPDDHYCWERPEDMDYPRKSISISSGPELAGEMAAALASASIVFRNNPTYSKKLVSGAKTVFVFARDGGRRTAYSRGNPYIAPYYNSTNYYDEHMWGAAWLFYATGNSSYFSLATNPGIPRNAKAFYMIPDLSVLSWENKLPAAMLLLTRIRLFLSPGYPYEDMLRSYHNVTGLTMCSYLKRYNVFNWTRGGLIELNHGRAQNLQYVANAAFLASVFADYLNASGVPGWYCGGDFLPISILKDFATSQLNYILGANPMKMSYVVGYGDKYPKHVHHRGASIPNDKTRYSCTGGWRWRDAKTANPNNIVGAMVGGPDRFDNFRDVRTNYSYTEPTVAGNAGLVAALVSLTSSGGDGVDKNTMFSAVPPMYPANPPPPPPWKP; this is translated from the exons atgaaatgTGAAGG AACTCATAATTTGTTTGCAGCCGGGAAATTACCGAAAAACAACGGTATCCCATGGAGACGAGATTCCGGCCTCCAAGACGGATCCGATGCAACGGACGTGAAAGGTGGACTAGTGGGTGGGTATTATGACGCCGGAGACAACACCAAGTTTCATTTCCCGATGTCGTTTGCGATGACGATGTTGAGTTGGAGTGTGATCGAGTACGAACACAAGTATCGAGCCATAGGCGAGTATGACCATGTCACGGACCTGATCAAATGGGGCACCGATTATTTGCTCCTTACTTTCAACTCTTCGGCTACCAAAATCGACAAAATCTACGGCCAG GTTGGCGGATCCCAAAACGGGTCCCAAACACCAGACGACCACTACTGCTGGGAGAGACCCGAAGACATGGACTACCCTCGTAAGTCCATATCTATCAGCTCCGGCCCTGAGCTAGCCGGAGAAATGGCCGCCGCACTCGCCTCTGCCTCCATCGTCTTCCGCAACAACCCCACGTACTCAAAGAAACTCGTCTCTGGCGCCAAAACCGTCTTTGTCTTCGCCCGAGACGGGGGCAGAAGGACAGCTTACAGCCGAGGGAATCCCTACATCGCGCCATACTACAACTCCACCAATTACTACGACGAGCACATGTGGGGCGCCGCGTGGCTGTTCTACGCAACTGGGAATAGCTCTTACTTCTCGTTGGCGACAAATCCGGGGATCCCTCGTAACGCCAAGGCATTTTACATGATCCCGGATTTGAGTGTGCTGAGTTGGGAGAACAAGTTACCCGCCGCTATGCTTCTCCTGACCAGAATTAGGCTGTTCCTCAGCCCGGGGTACCCGTACGAGGATATGTTGAGGAGTTACCACAACGTTACTGGGCTCACCATGTGTTCTTACCTTAAGAGATACAATGTTTTTAACTGGACTCGAG GTGGATTGATTGAACTGAATCATGGAAGGGCGCAGAACTTGCAGTATGTGGCGAATGCGGCATTCTTGGCTTCTGTGTTTGCGGATTACTTGAATGCCAGCGGGGTTCCTGGTTGGTATTGCGGCGGGGACTTTCTTCCTATCTCTATTCTTAAAGACTTCGCCACTTCTCAG TTGAACTACATATTGGGAGCAAATCCCATGAAGATGAGCTACGTAGTGGGCTACGGCGACAAGTATCCTAAACACGTCCACCACCGTGGTGCCTCCATCCCCAACGACAAAACTAGATACTCCTGCACCGGCGGATGGCGGTGGCGTGACGCTAAAACTGCCAATCCCAATAACATCGTAGGCGCCATGGTGGGCGGTCCGGACCGCTTCGACAACTTCAGGGATGTCCGCACAAATTACAGCTACACCGAGCCAACTGTAGCTGGAAATGCCGGCCTCGTGGCTGCGCTGGTTTCTCTCACTTCGAGTGGTGGCGATGGAGTGGATAAGAATACCATGTTTTCGGCAGTGCCGCCAATGTACCCCGCGAACCCCCCACCCCCGCCGCCGTGGAAGCCTTAG
- the LOC140974051 gene encoding L-ascorbate oxidase homolog produces the protein MCSINLLILTLISILSTHVFVVKSEDPYLFYTWNVNYATLSPLGVPQQVIQINGQFPGPKINCTSNNNIVVNVFNHLDEPLLFTWNGIQQRKNSWQDGTLGTNCPIQPGTNFTYHFQVKDQIGSYYYYPTTTLHRAAGGYGPLAVHSRDLIPVPFDHPEDDYAVLVGDWYSKGHSNLKKLLDGGRSLGRPDGLIINGKNGKSDGKDQPMFNMIPGKVYRYRICNVGMKNSINARFQGHPMKLVEVEGSHTVQNVYDSLDVHLGQCYSVLVTADQAPKDYLFVASTRFTKSPLTATATIRYVGGKGPASAALPEAPVGWAWSLNQFRSLRWNLTASAARPNPQGSYHYGKINITRTIKFVNSAGSVDGKLRYAVNGVSHIDPETPVKLAEYFGIANKVFKYDLIGDEPPSGAGDKITVAPNVIQAIFRNFVEIIFENHEKSVQSWHLDGYSFFPVAIEPGRWTADKRTKYNLIDAVSRHTIHVYPKSWAAVMTTLDNAGMWNLRSMLLERNYLGQQLYISVLSPEHSLRDEYNIQDDTLLCGLVKNMPRPKPYSI, from the exons ATGTGTAGCATTAACTTGTTGATTCTTACACTCATTTCCATTCTTTCAACACATGTTTTTGTGGTCAAATCTGAGGATCCTTACTTGTTCTACACTTGGAATGTCAATTATGCCACCCTCTCCCCTTTAGGTGTCCCTCAACAAGTCATTCAAATCAATGGACAATTCCCAGGACCAAAGATCAACTGCACTTCCAACAACAACATTGTTGTTAATGTCTTCAACCACCTCGACGAGCCATTGCTCTTCACTTGGAATGGCATTCAACAGAGGAAGAATTCTTGGCAAGATGGAACATTAGGCACAAATTGCCCAATTCAGCCGGGTACAAACTTTACTTACCACTTTCAAGTCAAGGATCAGATAGGCAGCTACTATTACTACCCCACCACCACACTCCACCGTGCGGCAGGTGGATATGGCCCCCTCGCTGTGCATAGCCGTGACTTGATCCCGGTACCCTTTGATCATCCTGAGGATGACTACGCAGTGCTTGTAGGAGATTGGTACTCGAAAGGCCATTCCAACTTGAAGAAACTGTTGGATGGTGGCCGGAGTCTTGGCCGGCCGGATGGACTTATTATCAATGGAAAGAATGGTAAAAGTGATGGAAAAGATCAGCCCATGTTTAATATGATCCCTGGGAAGGTATATAGATACAGAATATGTAATGTTGGGATGAAGAATTCCATTAATGCAAGGTTTCAAGGCCATCCAATGAAACTAGTGGAGGTCGAAGGATCACACACTGTGCAGAATGTGTATGATTCTCTTGATGTGCATTTAGGACAATGCTACTCAGTGTTGGTCACGGCTGATCAAGCACCTAAGGACTATCTCTTTGTTGCGTCCACGCGTTTTACAAAATCACCACTCACTGCCACAGCAACAATCCGTTATGTCGGTGGAAAGGGTCCAGCCTCAGCCGCTCTGCCAGAGGCTCCAGTAGGGTGGGCTTGGTCGTTGAACCAGTTCCGGTCCCTTCGTTGGAACTTGACAGCAAGCGCAGCTAGGCCTAACCCACAAGGGTCCTACCATTATGGAAAAATCAACATTACACGCACAATAAAATTCGTCAACTCGGCAGGATCTGTTGATGGAAAGTTGAGATATGCTGTCAATGGAGTTTCACACATTGATCCAGAGACACCAGTGAAGTTGGCTGAGTACTTTGGGATTGCAAACAAAGTGTTCAAATACGATTTAATTGGTGATGAACCGCCATCTGGTGCAGGAGATAAAATCACCGTTGCTCCAAATGTGATCCAAGCGATTTTCAGAAACTTCGTTGAGATCATATTCGAAAACCATGAGAAAAGTGTTCAATCGTGGCACTTGGACGGCTATTCGTTCTTCCCTGTCGC GATTGAGCCTGGGAGATGGACAGCAGACAAAAGGACGAAGTACAATCTAATAGATGCTGTTAGCAGACACACAATCCATGTATATCCAAAAAGCTGGGCAGCAGTCATGACAACTTTGGACAATGCTGGAATGTGGAACTTGAGATCAATGCTGTTAGAAAGGAATTATTTGGGACAACAACTTTACATTAGCGTGCTCTCGCCAGAACACTCTCTCCGCGATGAATATAACATTCAGGACGACACTTTGCTATGCGGACTAGTCAAGAACATGCCAAGGCCAAAACCTTACAGCATATGA